The Mesorhizobium opportunistum WSM2075 DNA window CCGCCGCCATCAATTTGGTGCCCGGGTTCCAGCTGCTGGCCTCGGCGCAGGCGGCCGTGCCCGCTGCCGCGCAGAAGATCGCCGACCATTTTTCCGCGGTCAAATCGATGAGTGGCGAATTCGTCCAGTTCGGCCCCAAGGGCGAGCAGACCGGCGGCAAGTTCTTCCTCGAACGGCCGGGCAAGATCCGCTTCAACTATGACGGCTCGTCGAATTTCAAGGTGATTTCCGACGGCAAGTCGGTGGTCATCCTCAACAAGAAAATGAACACGTCCGATCTCTATCCGCTGTCGAAGACGCCGCTGAAACTTTTGCTCGACGACCGCATCGACCTCTCCGGCGACCGCGTCAAAAGCGTCAAGCA harbors:
- a CDS encoding outer-membrane lipoprotein carrier protein LolA; this translates as MKNDLSVLSDLAPTRRQLLGLGLAFAGAAAINLVPGFQLLASAQAAVPAAAQKIADHFSAVKSMSGEFVQFGPKGEQTGGKFFLERPGKIRFNYDGSSNFKVISDGKSVVILNKKMNTSDLYPLSKTPLKLLLDDRIDLSGDRVKSVKQEDDLTTIQLSDKSVFGNARITMMFDPKTYDLRQWTITDAQGKDTTVMIFNTKEGVSFAPDTFAIDYTANRELNTKTR